One window from the genome of Variovorax sp. PAMC26660 encodes:
- a CDS encoding HAD family hydrolase, which translates to MTQPASTVFLIDVDNTLLDNDRVVADLHTHLDETFGPESASRYWVALEALRSELGYVDYLGALQRYRAEESHRGMSDSRLLLMSGFLIDYPFADRLYPGALAALEHLRRHGPTVILSDGDVVFQPRKVQRSGLWEATEGRVLIYVHKEQMLDAVAQCHPAAHYVMVDDKLRILSAMKAIWGPRLTTVFVRQGHYALDTQAIAAYAPADITVECIGDLVNLDFSST; encoded by the coding sequence ATGACACAGCCTGCAAGCACCGTTTTCCTGATCGACGTCGACAACACGCTGCTCGACAACGACCGCGTCGTGGCCGACCTGCACACGCACCTCGACGAGACCTTCGGCCCGGAAAGCGCCAGCCGCTACTGGGTGGCGCTCGAAGCGCTGCGCAGCGAGCTCGGCTATGTCGACTACCTGGGTGCGCTGCAACGCTACCGCGCCGAGGAAAGCCATCGCGGCATGAGCGATTCGCGCTTGCTGCTGATGTCGGGCTTCCTCATCGACTATCCCTTTGCCGACCGGCTGTATCCGGGCGCGCTGGCGGCGCTGGAGCATCTGCGCCGCCACGGGCCCACGGTGATCCTGTCGGACGGCGACGTGGTGTTCCAGCCGCGCAAGGTGCAGCGCTCGGGCCTGTGGGAAGCCACCGAAGGCCGCGTGCTGATCTACGTGCACAAGGAGCAGATGCTCGATGCCGTCGCGCAGTGCCACCCCGCCGCGCACTACGTGATGGTCGACGACAAGCTGCGCATTCTCTCGGCCATGAAGGCCATCTGGGGGCCGCGCCTCACCACGGTCTTCGTGCGGCAGGGGCACTACGCGCTCGACACGCAGGCCATTGCCGCCTACGCGCCCGCCGACATCACCGTCGAGTGCATCGGCGATCTGGTCAACCTCGATTTTTCTTCGACATGA
- a CDS encoding putative bifunctional diguanylate cyclase/phosphodiesterase yields MSTKQPLISLPSHYDGSARLPPDEVLRPLMADWARSGKRLAAVCYLDIDRFRDLNDRLGMVAGNAALEEVGRRIQAQLPRESVMARVGGDEFAAVFAGLGASQCAQVLESIQAALAAPWTWRDQSVNLDASIGAMLLDSSGPPPETALRQAQHAAFFAKRASDGKVHYFDAPQARADEQVVRERQRIQEGLVRDEFFLVYQPKVDMQRGVVVGVEALIRWQHPERGLLPPVQFVPLIEDDALVEQVGDWAIGMALWQAHQWRLAGLEISVSVNVAPRHMMRWDFVDRLARHLSQFPNMGVGMLELEILETTAISQFANVALFVEACKALGVGVTIDDFGTGYSSLTYLRQLPVSAVKIDQSFVRGMLDNAQDRAIVQGILALLQALGLTAVAEGVETLGQGEALLAMGCTLAQGYGIAMPMAAKDVLKWVSEFEKAPLWGTNSMPSAALPPPQTAA; encoded by the coding sequence TTGTCGACCAAGCAACCCCTCATCTCACTTCCGTCGCACTACGACGGTTCGGCACGCCTCCCGCCGGATGAGGTGTTGCGCCCGCTGATGGCCGACTGGGCCCGTTCAGGCAAGCGTCTGGCCGCCGTGTGCTACCTCGACATCGATCGCTTTCGCGACCTCAACGACCGCCTGGGCATGGTTGCCGGCAATGCCGCGCTCGAAGAAGTGGGCCGGCGCATCCAGGCCCAGTTGCCGCGCGAAAGTGTGATGGCCCGCGTCGGCGGCGACGAATTCGCAGCCGTGTTCGCCGGCCTGGGCGCCTCGCAATGCGCGCAGGTGCTCGAAAGCATCCAGGCCGCGCTGGCAGCGCCCTGGACCTGGCGCGACCAGTCCGTCAACCTCGATGCCAGCATTGGCGCCATGCTCCTGGACAGTAGCGGCCCGCCGCCCGAAACCGCCTTGCGCCAGGCGCAGCACGCGGCCTTCTTCGCCAAGCGCGCTTCCGATGGCAAGGTCCATTACTTCGATGCGCCCCAGGCACGCGCCGACGAGCAGGTGGTGCGCGAGCGGCAGCGCATTCAAGAGGGGCTGGTGCGCGACGAGTTCTTCCTCGTCTACCAGCCCAAGGTCGACATGCAGCGCGGCGTGGTCGTCGGCGTCGAGGCACTGATCCGCTGGCAGCACCCCGAGCGCGGTCTGCTGCCGCCCGTGCAGTTCGTGCCGCTGATCGAGGACGACGCGCTGGTCGAGCAGGTCGGAGATTGGGCCATCGGCATGGCGCTCTGGCAGGCGCACCAGTGGCGCTTGGCCGGCCTCGAGATTTCAGTCAGCGTGAACGTCGCACCGCGCCACATGATGCGATGGGACTTTGTCGACCGGCTTGCGCGGCACCTGTCCCAGTTTCCGAACATGGGCGTCGGCATGCTGGAGTTGGAGATCCTCGAGACCACGGCCATCAGCCAGTTCGCGAACGTGGCGCTTTTCGTGGAGGCCTGCAAGGCGCTCGGCGTGGGCGTCACCATCGACGACTTCGGCACCGGCTATTCATCGCTGACCTACCTGCGGCAACTGCCGGTGTCGGCGGTGAAGATCGACCAGTCCTTCGTGCGCGGCATGCTCGACAACGCGCAGGACCGCGCGATCGTGCAGGGCATCCTCGCGTTGCTGCAGGCGCTCGGGCTCACGGCCGTGGCCGAAGGCGTGGAAACGCTGGGGCAGGGCGAAGCGCTGCTCGCCATGGGCTGCACGCTGGCACAGGGCTATGGCATCGCGATGCCGATGGCCGCCAAGGATGTGTTGAAGTGGGTGAGTGAATTCGAGAAGGCGCCCTTGTGGGGCACGAATTCGATGCCGAGCGCGGCGCTGCCGCCACCGCAGACTGCCGCCTGA